One window from the genome of Paraneptunicella aestuarii encodes:
- a CDS encoding flagellar biosynthetic protein FliQ — MNIDMAIGFMGEMFATGLSVATPLLMASLLTGVLISIFQVVTQIQEMTLTFVPKIFVSCIVLYFLGHWMLNALISFTKHIISQAAGF; from the coding sequence ATGAATATAGATATGGCAATTGGATTTATGGGGGAGATGTTTGCTACGGGCTTATCTGTAGCAACCCCTTTGCTAATGGCATCACTGCTGACTGGTGTTCTGATTTCCATTTTTCAGGTCGTTACTCAAATCCAGGAGATGACCTTAACCTTTGTTCCCAAAATTTTTGTTAGTTGTATTGTGCTTTATTTTTTGGGGCATTGGATGCTAAACGCTTTAATCTCCTTTACCAAGCATATTATTTCTCAGGCTGCAGGATTTTAG
- a CDS encoding flagellar biosynthetic protein FliR, with protein MDTSSLLQPYFLLLARLTPLFMAMNGSPMQYFPLMVRLVLLFSISLILAFGVTGIGDNWLTMSIGVFVINLLFEFVLGMAILLGFQLAIAAIQMMGRVLDMQIGFAAAGVMDPHTNNNEPLLGHIIVLLVTLCLFLSNTHHHLLLAFREMLALIPPGRWDGVVDVSKIMSYFSVQLSFALLLIGPVVMGLWLMDLFSGIVSKTMPQMNVYFVTLPLKIWLGMYLLSLSVEHFKPLLGTIFNTMDKWFEGNWLLLGVVR; from the coding sequence ATGGATACTTCCTCTTTGTTGCAGCCTTATTTTCTGTTGCTAGCCAGATTAACGCCGCTATTCATGGCGATGAATGGTTCACCCATGCAGTATTTTCCATTAATGGTTAGATTGGTGTTGCTCTTTTCCATTTCCTTGATTTTAGCCTTTGGTGTAACGGGAATTGGCGATAATTGGCTCACAATGTCTATTGGTGTATTTGTCATTAACCTGCTTTTTGAATTTGTTTTGGGAATGGCGATTTTACTGGGTTTCCAGTTGGCTATTGCTGCTATTCAGATGATGGGAAGAGTGCTTGATATGCAAATTGGTTTTGCAGCCGCAGGGGTTATGGATCCTCATACTAACAATAATGAACCTTTGCTCGGACATATCATTGTATTGTTGGTTACGCTTTGCTTGTTTTTGAGTAATACCCACCATCATCTTTTATTGGCTTTTAGGGAAATGCTTGCGCTTATTCCTCCAGGACGTTGGGATGGTGTTGTCGATGTTAGCAAAATTATGAGTTATTTCTCCGTCCAGTTGAGTTTTGCTTTATTACTTATCGGCCCTGTTGTAATGGGTCTATGGTTAATGGATCTGTTCAGCGGCATTGTGTCTAAAACCATGCCTCAGATGAATGTTTATTTTGTCACATTACCGTTAAAAATTTGGTTAGGAATGTACCTGTTGTCTTTAAGTGTTGAGCACTTTAAGCCTTTGCTCGGAACAATTTTTAATACGATGGACAAATGGTTTGAAGGGAATTGGCTGTTGTTAGGGGTTGTAAGGTAA